One region of uncultured Desulfovibrio sp. genomic DNA includes:
- a CDS encoding (deoxy)nucleoside triphosphate pyrophosphohydrolase, with the protein MQHIEVAAGIIWRGKRFLASQRLSDKPLEGYWEFPGGKLEAGESPEDALKRELAEELGVGVRQVVFWKSLDHEYVERGFSVRLYFFHVTEFVGEPCGEEGQNLRWVEPQEAFALGFLPADAVVLEELIARQPSIL; encoded by the coding sequence ATGCAACATATAGAAGTAGCTGCGGGCATCATCTGGCGGGGCAAGAGGTTTCTGGCCAGCCAGCGCCTCAGCGACAAACCTCTTGAAGGGTACTGGGAATTTCCCGGCGGCAAGCTCGAAGCCGGAGAAAGTCCGGAAGACGCCCTCAAACGCGAACTGGCTGAAGAGCTGGGCGTGGGCGTGCGCCAGGTCGTGTTCTGGAAAAGTCTTGACCATGAATATGTGGAGCGCGGCTTCAGCGTGCGGCTGTATTTTTTTCATGTCACCGAATTCGTGGGTGAACCCTGTGGCGAAGAAGGGCAGAACCTGCGGTGGGTAGAGCCGCAGGAAGCCTTTGCTCTCGGGTTTTTGCCTGCCGATGCTGTGGTGCTTGAAGAACTCATAGCGAGGCAACCGAGCATCCTTTGA
- a CDS encoding EAL domain-containing protein, producing MRIKQLSFIVCAAIVGLFVLISYVTSELVVVRGVDAIESNSSAEKMKQLRNHIHAQETQLTHIAVDWACWDDAYRFMQDNNDEFVRTNLRQQMLTKQNLSSIAYVSRNAASVYMVEEDADWRKPGLTAEAQRLYAQLVNRLEGSSEEGLAGIMMIGSVPHIVAAQKIRDTAMLLPANGVVFMTRAIDADFIKGVEHDTLLRFTVLPVEAFNSLPVAADDVNAFKIVREDGSINSYSVMRDVFDCAAFCLRLVTGREIAQLGKRMFLQNFILIVVTGMGMLIAFLVFTEKQILRRILSMQRQAQHIEKSSEPLKKIDIHGDDEIFDLSQKINSMIDALQSNEKFLQQTLDTLQAGVITIEPGSLKVRSINAFAQQFIGLPADEIVGRPCHEFICPGGVDLCPMSNGNPKGELLAGQLTSVDGTMKTIVKSVRAIEMKGEEIFLESFVDITDLETTRKELQRSEERYKTLFMNTGTATAVISSTGLIFLTNTEFSNLVGMPQDEIEGKLFISRFLGKGEGHSPLSFGSSATRSSEKYEAEIRSSMGKTINVLVTRAKVPESGLSVISLLDISERSAMERELAYRANHDLLTGLANKALVATRLMAAMQDVHEFGGMVGVLLIDLDRFKQVNDSFGHSLGDKLLRQAAERLTYLARQDDCVARTGGDEFVIVVGKAQGKIQLEALANNVLHSLNRCFYVDEYSIYLSASIGIACYPGDGTTVEALMQSADLAMYRAKAKGKNTHTFFTEDLTVAANDRMALETELFRAMDSAAFEVHYQPKIDIGNGAVAGCEALVRWKRADGTWIAPSVFIPLAEETGLVRRLDMFVLRKACRQQREWREQGLGNVHMSVNMSGRSIIAETFVDDVLDVLGREDMRPEHLGMEITETAFMSNMAEASRAIAALSEQGIQIYLDDFGTGYSSLYYLHTMPIASLKIDKSFIDAINAPLNASNELVKTVLTLASGLGMATVAEGVETREQLDFLAENGCSTIQGYIFSQALSGSDFATYLKNSADSIAGIMA from the coding sequence ATGCGTATAAAGCAGCTTTCCTTTATTGTGTGCGCCGCCATAGTCGGGCTGTTCGTGCTTATTTCCTACGTCACGTCCGAGCTGGTGGTGGTGCGCGGCGTGGATGCCATTGAGAGCAACAGTTCCGCCGAAAAAATGAAGCAGTTGCGCAACCACATCCATGCGCAGGAAACACAGCTAACCCATATCGCAGTGGATTGGGCATGCTGGGATGACGCCTACCGGTTCATGCAGGACAATAATGATGAATTTGTCCGAACCAACCTGCGGCAGCAGATGCTGACAAAGCAGAACCTGTCGTCCATTGCCTACGTCAGCAGAAATGCCGCAAGCGTATATATGGTTGAAGAGGATGCGGATTGGCGCAAGCCTGGGCTTACAGCTGAGGCGCAACGTCTTTACGCGCAACTGGTCAACAGGCTTGAGGGCAGTTCGGAAGAAGGCCTTGCAGGGATCATGATGATTGGCTCTGTGCCGCACATTGTTGCGGCTCAGAAAATACGCGATACGGCTATGCTGCTGCCCGCCAACGGTGTGGTTTTTATGACCCGCGCCATTGATGCGGATTTTATAAAGGGTGTGGAACACGATACCCTGCTGCGCTTTACCGTGCTGCCGGTGGAAGCGTTCAACAGCCTGCCCGTGGCTGCGGATGATGTGAACGCCTTCAAAATAGTGCGTGAAGACGGCAGCATCAATTCATACTCAGTGATGCGCGATGTGTTTGATTGTGCGGCCTTTTGCCTGCGGCTTGTGACAGGCCGGGAAATTGCTCAGCTTGGCAAACGCATGTTTTTGCAGAATTTTATTCTGATTGTCGTCACAGGCATGGGTATGCTGATTGCATTCCTGGTGTTTACAGAAAAGCAGATACTCAGGCGCATTCTCTCCATGCAGCGGCAGGCGCAGCATATTGAAAAAAGCAGCGAACCGCTAAAAAAGATTGATATTCATGGTGATGACGAAATATTTGACCTCTCCCAGAAGATCAACAGCATGATCGACGCCCTGCAATCCAACGAAAAGTTTTTGCAACAGACGCTGGATACTCTTCAGGCTGGCGTAATCACTATTGAACCGGGCAGCCTGAAAGTGCGCAGCATCAATGCTTTTGCGCAACAGTTCATCGGCTTGCCCGCTGATGAAATTGTGGGCAGGCCCTGTCATGAATTTATCTGCCCCGGCGGGGTGGATCTCTGTCCCATGAGCAATGGCAATCCCAAGGGCGAGTTGCTCGCAGGCCAGCTGACGTCTGTAGACGGCACCATGAAGACCATCGTCAAATCCGTGCGCGCCATTGAGATGAAGGGCGAAGAGATTTTTCTGGAATCGTTTGTGGATATAACGGATCTGGAAACAACACGTAAGGAACTGCAACGCTCAGAAGAGCGGTACAAGACCCTGTTTATGAACACTGGCACGGCAACGGCGGTTATCAGCAGTACAGGGCTGATATTTTTGACAAATACGGAATTTTCCAACCTTGTGGGCATGCCGCAGGACGAAATTGAAGGAAAGCTCTTCATAAGCAGATTTCTGGGTAAGGGCGAAGGGCATTCGCCGCTGTCGTTCGGCTCTTCTGCAACACGGAGCAGTGAAAAATATGAAGCAGAAATCCGGAGCAGCATGGGAAAAACCATCAATGTGCTGGTAACCCGGGCAAAAGTTCCAGAGAGCGGCCTGTCAGTCATTTCCCTCCTGGATATTTCGGAACGCTCGGCAATGGAGAGGGAGCTGGCCTACAGGGCCAACCATGACCTGCTCACAGGGCTTGCCAACAAGGCTCTGGTGGCAACGCGACTCATGGCCGCCATGCAAGATGTGCATGAATTCGGGGGCATGGTTGGCGTGCTGCTTATCGATCTTGACCGCTTCAAGCAGGTGAACGACAGCTTCGGGCATTCGTTGGGCGACAAGCTCTTGCGGCAGGCTGCGGAGCGTCTGACGTATCTGGCCCGGCAGGATGATTGCGTGGCCCGGACTGGCGGCGATGAATTTGTCATTGTTGTGGGCAAGGCGCAGGGGAAGATCCAGCTTGAGGCCCTGGCAAACAATGTGTTGCATTCGTTGAACCGCTGTTTTTATGTGGACGAATATTCCATCTATCTTAGCGCAAGCATTGGTATTGCCTGTTATCCCGGCGATGGCACTACAGTGGAAGCACTGATGCAAAGCGCCGACCTTGCCATGTACAGAGCCAAGGCCAAGGGCAAGAACACGCATACGTTCTTTACAGAAGACCTCACGGTGGCGGCCAATGACCGCATGGCGCTGGAAACTGAGCTTTTTCGCGCCATGGACAGTGCCGCTTTTGAGGTGCACTACCAGCCCAAGATTGATATTGGCAACGGCGCAGTGGCAGGCTGTGAAGCTCTGGTGCGCTGGAAGCGCGCTGACGGCACATGGATTGCTCCCTCTGTGTTTATCCCCCTGGCTGAAGAAACCGGGCTTGTGCGTCGGCTCGACATGTTTGTGCTGCGCAAGGCGTGCCGGCAACAGAGGGAATGGCGGGAGCAGGGCCTTGGGAATGTCCATATGTCTGTGAACATGTCCGGGCGCAGCATCATTGCAGAAACATTTGTGGATGATGTGCTGGATGTGCTGGGCCGGGAAGACATGCGCCCCGAGCACCTGGGCATGGAAATCACTGAAACGGCCTTTATGTCCAATATGGCTGAGGCCTCGAGGGCCATAGCGGCGTTGAGCGAGCAGGGAATACAGATATATCTGGATGACTTTGGAACCGGATACTCATCGCTGTATTACCTGCACACCATGCCCATCGCCAGCCTGAAAATCGACAAGTCGTTCATTGACGCCATTAACGCACCGCTCAATGCCTCTAACGAACTTGTCAAAACCGTCCTGACTCTCGCCTCCGGCCTTGGTATGGCAACAGTAGCCGAAGGGGTTGAAACGCGGGAACAGCTTGATTTCTTGGCGGAAAATGGTTGCAGTACAATTCAGGGGTATATTTTTTCGCAGGCGCTCAGCGGCAGCGATTTTGCAACCTATCTGAAAAATTCCGCCGATAGCATTGCTGGGATAATGGCTTAA